The following coding sequences lie in one Anaerolineae bacterium genomic window:
- a CDS encoding ParA family protein, with protein sequence MTRIISVLNFKGGTGKTTTVVNLGMALALRGFRVLAIDLDHQGSLAKWLGVPTPLTMAEVLLGQAEWPDAVQRARTRFDVLPSDRRLADAQETLIQHHANPSILESRLRGITSAGYDFIFLDCAPSINFLAEAALYFSKEVFIPISMEFLALVGAREVIIEILRARRLFSSHTARISLVIPSFYDVRHAKSHQTLRMLEEYFPGIVSNPIRATVRLSEAPGHQQTIFEYDPKGPGSQDFAELAERVIRNEH encoded by the coding sequence ATGACGCGCATCATCAGCGTATTAAATTTCAAGGGCGGCACGGGTAAGACAACCACGGTCGTGAATCTGGGCATGGCGCTGGCCCTGCGCGGGTTTCGGGTGCTGGCCATAGACCTGGACCATCAGGGCAGTCTGGCCAAATGGCTGGGGGTCCCTACCCCACTGACCATGGCAGAAGTGCTCCTCGGCCAGGCTGAATGGCCGGATGCCGTTCAGCGTGCCCGCACGCGCTTCGACGTCCTGCCGTCGGACCGCCGGCTGGCTGACGCCCAGGAGACGCTCATTCAGCATCACGCCAACCCGAGCATCCTGGAAAGCCGACTGCGGGGCATCACCAGCGCCGGCTACGATTTCATCTTCCTCGACTGCGCGCCCTCCATCAACTTCCTGGCAGAGGCCGCGCTGTACTTTTCCAAAGAAGTGTTCATCCCTATCTCCATGGAATTCCTGGCGCTGGTCGGCGCGCGAGAGGTCATCATCGAAATCCTGCGGGCACGCCGGCTGTTCTCCTCCCACACCGCGCGCATCTCCCTGGTCATCCCGTCATTTTACGATGTGCGCCATGCCAAATCGCATCAAACCCTGCGCATGCTGGAGGAATACTTCCCCGGCATCGTCAGCAATCCCATCCGCGCTACCGTCCGACTTTCAGAGGCACCCGGCCACCAGCAGACCATCTTCGAGTACGATCCCAAGGGACCCGGAAGCCAGGATTTCGCCGAACTCGCGGAGAGGGTTATCCGAAATGAGCACTGA
- a CDS encoding cupin domain-containing protein, giving the protein MPFFHTAELPAVQAAPGVTRRAVWLNHVMLTFFEFEAGAVVPEHSHPHEQITYVIQGALEFTLDNETRVLRAGDGAAIPSNVRHRAVALEPSLVLDGWSPIREDYC; this is encoded by the coding sequence ATGCCGTTTTTCCACACCGCTGAACTCCCTGCCGTGCAGGCCGCTCCGGGCGTCACCCGCCGGGCCGTTTGGCTGAACCACGTCATGCTCACCTTCTTCGAGTTTGAGGCCGGCGCGGTGGTGCCGGAACACTCTCACCCCCATGAGCAGATCACCTATGTGATCCAGGGAGCGCTGGAATTCACCTTGGACAATGAGACGCGGGTACTGCGCGCCGGCGACGGCGCCGCCATCCCCTCGAACGTCCGCCATCGCGCCGTCGCCCTGGAACCTTCGCTGGTGCTCGACGGTTGGTCGCCTATTCGTGAGGACTACTGTTAA
- a CDS encoding methylated-DNA--[protein]-cysteine S-methyltransferase — protein sequence MIAYDFLDTPIGRLGIAVSPNGLCRVELRTDEARFVNILRKTCGQEPVHSPPATEEVKRQLQEYFAGQRRHFDLVVDLEQVTPFQRDVLIACLRIPYGETRSYADLARAVGRPKAFRAVGMTMAMNPIPIVIPCHRVLRSDNGLGGYGGGLDIKQWLLQHEAAHREPASCPIE from the coding sequence ATGATCGCGTATGATTTCCTCGATACGCCGATCGGCCGGCTGGGGATCGCCGTCTCCCCCAACGGCCTCTGTCGCGTCGAACTGCGAACCGACGAAGCGCGGTTTGTCAATATCCTGCGGAAAACCTGTGGACAAGAGCCGGTGCATTCTCCCCCTGCCACAGAAGAGGTAAAGCGTCAGCTTCAGGAGTATTTTGCCGGCCAGCGCCGGCACTTCGACCTGGTGGTGGACCTGGAGCAGGTCACCCCATTCCAGCGGGATGTGCTCATCGCCTGTCTCCGCATCCCGTATGGGGAAACTCGCTCCTATGCGGACCTGGCGCGTGCCGTCGGCAGGCCCAAGGCCTTTCGCGCGGTGGGGATGACGATGGCCATGAACCCGATCCCCATCGTGATACCCTGCCACCGCGTCCTGCGCTCCGACAATGGGCTGGGCGGCTACGGCGGCGGGCTGGATATCAAGCAGTGGCTTCTCCAGCACGAAGCGGCACATCGAGAGCCGGCTTCTTGCCCGATCGAATGA
- a CDS encoding alcohol dehydrogenase catalytic domain-containing protein, with the protein MKAVRLVEIGQPLQMQEIPVPAVGRRDILVQVKAAGICHSDVHYRAGISPAGPLPLTLGHEVAGVVAAVGEEVTNVRPGDRVCLHYLITCGECEYCARGSEQFCRHASMIGKYRDGGFAEYIAVPARNVFILPPEISFEIGAIMMCSSATSFHALRKAGLQAGERVAIFGVGGLGMSAVQLARAFGAIEVFAVDIDPAKLELAKRFGAVPIDNRRGDAVEQIRELTGGAGVDVAVELIGLPATIRQAIDAVGIFGRVVLVGLSDRTLPIHPYRDFVLREAQLIGSSDHLAQEIPLLLELARRKALDLSAVVTRTIPLDAAAINAAMDELEHFGSGVVRTVVVP; encoded by the coding sequence ATGAAAGCGGTCCGCCTGGTGGAGATCGGTCAGCCTTTGCAGATGCAGGAGATACCGGTGCCGGCAGTCGGCCGGCGTGATATCCTGGTGCAGGTCAAGGCCGCCGGCATCTGCCACTCTGACGTCCACTACCGCGCCGGCATATCCCCCGCCGGCCCACTCCCCCTCACCCTCGGCCATGAGGTCGCCGGCGTCGTCGCGGCAGTCGGCGAAGAGGTGACCAACGTCCGGCCGGGCGATCGCGTATGCCTCCACTATCTCATCACCTGCGGGGAATGCGAATACTGCGCGCGGGGATCAGAGCAGTTCTGCCGGCATGCTTCCATGATCGGTAAATACCGCGATGGCGGCTTCGCGGAATACATTGCCGTGCCGGCGCGGAATGTCTTCATCCTGCCCCCTGAGATATCCTTTGAGATCGGCGCCATCATGATGTGTTCCTCCGCGACATCTTTCCATGCCCTGCGCAAGGCCGGCCTGCAGGCCGGCGAACGCGTCGCCATCTTTGGCGTGGGCGGATTGGGCATGTCCGCGGTCCAGCTAGCCAGAGCCTTTGGCGCCATCGAGGTATTTGCGGTGGACATTGACCCGGCCAAGCTGGAACTGGCCAAACGCTTCGGGGCGGTCCCCATTGATAACCGCAGAGGAGATGCGGTGGAGCAGATTCGTGAACTGACCGGCGGCGCCGGCGTGGATGTGGCGGTGGAGCTGATCGGCCTGCCGGCCACCATCCGCCAGGCGATCGACGCGGTGGGCATCTTCGGCCGCGTCGTTCTGGTGGGACTGAGCGACCGCACGCTACCCATCCACCCCTACCGCGATTTCGTTCTGCGCGAGGCCCAGCTCATCGGAAGCTCTGACCACCTCGCCCAGGAGATTCCTCTTCTGCTGGAGCTGGCCCGCCGCAAGGCCCTGGACCTCTCCGCCGTCGTGACCCGCACGATTCCCCTCGATGCGGCCGCCATCAACGCGGCCATGGATGAGCTGGAACATTTCGGAAGCGGGGTTGTCCGTACGGTGGTGGTTCCCTGA